A region from the Aphis gossypii isolate Hap1 chromosome 1, ASM2018417v2, whole genome shotgun sequence genome encodes:
- the LOC114132487 gene encoding solute carrier family 22 member 21-like isoform X2, with protein sequence MDLDEILSNFGLGSYQVTVCALMGLVLMYSNISPLSYAITASDLNYRCEIPQCDDIENPEYKPTWLERVVPFNEKTIEPYKCLKLHYQPIINGTVTSTNGTCNYDAFDRNSKEKCNKWIFLETERTIVNDFGIMCEENKWKLSMVGTINSIGQFVGIPLAGFISDKYGRKFILIIGSVLSAILGTLRSFSTNYYTFLLFELLDSIASSGVYAATFVLGLELVSPKSRVTVSTLMGCFYPMGAVIMGFAAYMILDWRIMLRVLYLPGLLILGYAWYVPESMRWLQTQNRIEEMANVLSKVAKSNGKILPASVKEALIANSIANSNATNSPKENQLSCSKLMSKIFSSKEIFLRLINCSFCWMTITLVYYGLSLTSVEFSGNKYVNFMLVNIVEVPAFLTSWYFMEHFSRRNTQAFSFLFSGIGCIMVNLVAKDYAWFKLILFLSSKYAITMAFNTMYVFTAEMFPTELRMSLFGIASMFGRMGSMFAPQMTLLSAYFGHYVPILLFGIISFMAGALAFLFPETKDQKLPDTVKQAEFVGEV encoded by the exons ATGCGAAATTCCCCAGTGTGATGACATAGAAAATCCTGAATACAAACCAACCTGGTTAGAAAGAGTGGTGCCTTTCAACGAAAAGACCATAGAGCCGTACAAATGTCTAAAGTTACATTACCAGCCTATAATAAACGGAACTGTCACCTCGACCAATGGCACTTGTAATTACGATGCATTTGATCGAAATTCCAAAGAAAAGTGCAACAAATGGATATTTTTGGAAACGGAAAGAACGATAGTGAACGAT TTTGGAATTATGTGCgaagaaaataaatggaaaCTCAGCATGGTGGGAACCATCAACAGCATTGGTCAATTTGTCGGAATTCCTTTAGCAGGATTTATTTCGGATAa gTATGGACGCAAGTTTATCTTAATTATAGGATCAGTTTTATCAGCCATACTTGGAACACTCCGATCCTTCTCTACCAATTACTATACATTCCTCCTTTTCGAACTTTTGGATTCTATTGCTTCTAGCGGAGTGTATGCAGCCACATTTGTATTAG gtcTAGAACTAGTCAGTCCAAAATCGCGGGTTACCGTCAGCACTTTGATGGGCTGTTTCTATCCCATGGGTGCGGTTATCATGGGCTTTGCAGCTTACATGATTCTCGATTGGCGGATAATGCTTAGGGTACTTTACTTACCCGGATTACTTATATTAGGATATGCTTG gtacgtaccaGAGTCTATGCGATGGCTTCAAACACAAAACCGAATCGAAGAAATGGCTAACGTACTGTCTAAAGTTGCAAAATCCAATGGCAAAATACTACCAGCTAGCGTTAAAGAAGCACTGATCGCCAACAGTATAGCCAATTCCAACGCAACAAACTcg CCAAAAGAAAACCAATTGTCTTGTAGTAAATTAATGAGTAAAATCTTTAGTTCAAAGGAGATTTTCCTAAGACTGATCAACTGTTCGTTTTGCTG GATGACGATTACTTTAGTTTATTACGGTCTCTCATTAACTTCTGTGGAGTTCTCCGGTAACAAATACGTGAACTTTATGCTTGTAAACATTGTAGAAGTACCAGCGTTTTTGACATCATGGTACTTCATGGAACACTTTTCCAGACGAAATACCCAAGCGTTTTCATTTCTCTTCAGTGGGATCGGGTGTATTATGGTCAACTTAGTTGCTAAGG ATTATGCGTGGTTCAAACTGATATTGTTCTTGAGCAGTAAATACGCCATCACCATGGCATTTAATACTATGTACGTGTTCACCGCAGAGATGTTCCCCACCGAACTGCGAATGTCACTATTTGGCATAGCTTCTATGTTTGGTCGAATGGGATCTATGTTCGCTCCACAGATGACTCTATTG AGTGCCTATTTTGGACATTACGTGCCGATCTTATTGTTTGGAATCATATCTTTTATGGCGGGAGCATTAGCTTTCTTGTTTCCTGAAACAAAAGATCAAAAATTACCCGATACGGTAAAACAAGCTGAATTCGTTGGAGAAGTCTAA